The following are encoded in a window of Geoalkalibacter ferrihydriticus DSM 17813 genomic DNA:
- the gspE gene encoding type II secretion system ATPase GspE yields the protein MTVWKRIGEILREDAGLSQAALDEALSAQPSGGRRLGELLLDKKVITAEQLARALARQQDIPFLERISLDALDNGLLDLVPIGFAKEYRIFPVRRSDEGILVAVADPLDSRPLNDLVSLTGEYVESAVATPQEILRAINQAYEARAGETQEIIGDIGSDRGEGLPQNLEPADLLDTSDEAPIIRFVNSLVTQAYRERASDIHIEPFETELVVRYRIDGILYEVIRPPLKAHASIISRIKIMSNLNIAEKRLPQDGRFRVRIAGKDVDVRVSSLPTAFGERIVLRLLDKSSNVLTLEDVGLESTLLQNIHAMIHKTHGIFLVTGPTGSGKTTTLYAALTRLNSREKNIITVEDPIEYQLAGVGQIQVNAKINLTFANGLRSILRQDPDIIMVGEIRDGETAEIAVQSALTGHMVFSTLHTNDSAGALTRLVEMGVEPFLAASSVVGILAQRLVRTICPHCKEAYQPSTEVLAEMGLSTTFPAGGTVYRGRGCEQCMDIGYRGRTGIYELLTVDDEVRELILKKSDSATIKNAAMRKGLVPLRDAGLGKALKGQTSLEEVMRVTQEDV from the coding sequence ATGACCGTTTGGAAACGCATAGGTGAAATTCTGCGCGAGGATGCCGGATTGTCCCAGGCAGCCCTGGACGAAGCCTTGTCCGCGCAACCGTCTGGAGGTCGCCGCCTGGGAGAACTGCTGCTGGACAAAAAGGTCATAACCGCCGAGCAATTGGCTCGCGCTCTGGCCCGCCAACAGGACATACCGTTTCTTGAGCGGATTTCCCTTGATGCCCTGGACAATGGCCTGCTTGACCTTGTGCCCATCGGATTTGCCAAGGAATACCGCATATTCCCCGTTCGCCGCAGCGACGAGGGCATCCTCGTTGCGGTCGCCGACCCTCTCGACAGCCGTCCCCTCAATGATCTGGTATCCCTGACCGGCGAGTATGTAGAATCAGCGGTTGCCACTCCGCAGGAAATTCTGCGTGCCATCAATCAGGCCTATGAGGCGCGCGCGGGCGAAACCCAGGAAATCATCGGTGATATCGGCAGCGATCGCGGCGAGGGACTACCGCAAAACCTCGAACCCGCTGACCTGCTTGACACCTCCGATGAAGCGCCCATCATCCGCTTCGTCAATAGCCTGGTGACCCAGGCTTATCGCGAACGGGCGAGCGACATCCATATTGAACCGTTCGAAACCGAACTGGTGGTGCGCTACCGCATCGACGGCATTCTCTACGAGGTCATCAGGCCGCCGCTCAAGGCTCATGCGAGCATCATTTCGCGCATCAAAATCATGTCCAACCTCAACATCGCGGAAAAGCGCCTGCCCCAGGATGGTCGATTCCGCGTGCGCATTGCCGGCAAGGATGTGGACGTGCGCGTCTCGTCGCTGCCCACCGCCTTCGGCGAACGCATCGTGCTGCGCCTGCTTGACAAAAGCTCCAATGTTCTGACCCTGGAAGATGTCGGCCTGGAAAGTACTTTGCTCCAGAACATTCATGCCATGATCCATAAAACCCATGGCATTTTTCTGGTCACCGGCCCTACCGGCTCGGGCAAGACCACCACCCTTTACGCGGCGTTGACGCGTCTTAACAGCCGCGAGAAAAACATCATCACCGTCGAAGATCCCATCGAATATCAATTGGCCGGGGTTGGACAGATCCAGGTCAATGCCAAAATCAACCTGACCTTTGCCAACGGCCTGCGCTCCATTCTGCGCCAGGATCCCGACATCATTATGGTCGGCGAGATCCGCGACGGCGAAACGGCTGAAATCGCCGTCCAATCGGCGCTCACAGGCCACATGGTATTTTCCACTCTGCATACCAACGATTCGGCCGGAGCGCTCACGCGCCTGGTGGAGATGGGTGTGGAACCGTTTCTCGCCGCCTCCTCGGTGGTGGGCATTCTCGCTCAGCGTCTGGTGCGCACCATCTGCCCCCACTGCAAGGAAGCCTATCAACCAAGTACCGAAGTTCTGGCGGAAATGGGTCTGAGCACGACCTTTCCCGCCGGCGGAACGGTCTATCGCGGACGCGGCTGCGAGCAATGCATGGATATAGGCTATCGCGGCCGTACCGGCATTTACGAGTTGCTGACGGTCGACGACGAGGTTCGCGAGCTGATTCTGAAAAAAAGCGATTCGGCGACCATCAAAAACGCAGCCATGCGCAAAGGCTTGGTACCCTTGCGTGATGCAGGCCTGGGCAAGGCCCTTAAAGGACAGACGAGTCTGGAAGAAGTGATGCGCGTTACTCAGGAGGACGTCTGA
- the gspD gene encoding type II secretion system secretin GspD, protein MKIRFFYTLFAMALYFAAFPVPAFSQPAANSANEGIAVDFKDTDLTDLIQTMSELTGRNFIFDETVRGKITIISPRRMSLDEAYRVFLSVLNVKGYTVVPSGSVYKIVPLRDAKENTLPTILPSQVGARGDQFVTQLIPLQHVDAAEIATTVLTPLVPKTSSVIPYPPTNTLIVTDTAENIKRLMIIIRQLDVPSTPDSIEVIALEHANAEEIAGLVTQFIAQRTTVQPRRRTAAAAAAAAGDAAKVIAFKPTNVLVVTAGKEDLESIHHLVKRLDKRPSQMRSGIQVYYLENADAETLARTLNEILTGIQAQARTTQAARAAQQQTGETLGAVSITADKPTNALIINSTPEDYDTIRDIIAQLDIKRKQVYVEALILELSMDATQRLGSSLQGAVATGSDSVIFGTSNLNTGPASLGQLSGGTTGVPNLLTQTINGILLGGIFSPITVTGPDGNDITVPALSALIDLSKTDTDINILSAPRLLTSDNEEAEIIVGRNVPIITSRLTDTGATTGLAQSVSVERRDVALTLRFTPQITEGNLVRLNVFQESTDIALQSVGDVNQVGPTFTKRQLRNTILAEHGRTVVLGGLIDSNVQETISKVPLLGDIPVLGWLFKRRGTTETKTNLLIFITPHIVQDAGDLAAVTTKAKGDMDRFQAGDLPLRDIQTQMIEDQVHKMLVPPTIAPPEY, encoded by the coding sequence TTGAAGATTCGGTTTTTTTACACGCTTTTTGCCATGGCTCTCTATTTTGCCGCCTTCCCCGTGCCGGCCTTTTCACAACCGGCGGCGAATTCGGCCAACGAGGGGATTGCTGTCGACTTCAAAGACACCGATCTGACCGACCTGATTCAGACCATGAGCGAGCTGACCGGGCGAAATTTCATTTTCGATGAGACGGTGCGCGGCAAAATCACCATCATTTCGCCGCGGCGCATGAGTCTCGACGAGGCCTATCGGGTATTCCTGAGCGTTCTCAACGTCAAGGGCTATACGGTCGTGCCCAGCGGCAGCGTGTACAAGATCGTGCCTTTGCGCGACGCCAAGGAAAATACTCTGCCGACCATTCTGCCCAGCCAAGTCGGTGCGCGGGGCGATCAGTTCGTTACTCAACTTATTCCTTTGCAGCATGTCGATGCGGCTGAAATCGCGACCACGGTGTTGACACCGCTGGTGCCCAAAACCAGCAGTGTCATTCCCTACCCGCCCACCAACACATTGATCGTGACCGACACGGCAGAGAACATCAAACGACTGATGATAATCATTAGGCAACTCGATGTTCCCAGCACGCCGGACAGCATTGAGGTCATCGCCCTCGAGCATGCCAACGCCGAGGAGATCGCGGGCCTTGTAACGCAGTTTATCGCTCAGCGCACCACCGTGCAGCCCCGGCGGCGCACCGCGGCCGCGGCTGCAGCCGCGGCAGGAGACGCGGCCAAGGTTATCGCTTTCAAGCCGACCAACGTGTTGGTGGTAACCGCCGGCAAGGAGGATCTTGAATCCATCCACCACCTGGTCAAGCGTCTCGACAAGCGACCCTCGCAGATGCGCTCGGGCATTCAGGTTTATTACCTGGAGAATGCCGATGCGGAAACCCTTGCCCGAACCCTCAATGAAATCCTTACCGGCATTCAGGCCCAGGCCCGCACGACCCAGGCTGCCCGCGCCGCCCAACAGCAAACTGGCGAGACGCTGGGAGCGGTTAGTATTACCGCCGACAAGCCGACCAATGCGCTGATTATCAACAGTACGCCCGAGGATTACGACACCATCCGCGACATCATCGCGCAACTCGACATCAAACGTAAGCAGGTGTATGTGGAGGCGCTGATTCTCGAACTGTCCATGGACGCCACCCAACGCCTGGGATCTTCCTTGCAGGGTGCGGTCGCCACGGGCTCCGACAGCGTCATTTTCGGCACCAGCAATCTCAACACCGGACCCGCCTCCCTGGGGCAACTCTCCGGCGGCACCACCGGCGTCCCCAACCTTCTGACCCAGACCATCAACGGCATTCTGCTGGGCGGGATTTTCAGCCCCATCACCGTCACCGGACCCGACGGCAACGACATCACCGTGCCGGCGCTCTCGGCACTGATCGATCTATCCAAAACCGACACGGACATCAACATTCTCTCGGCCCCGCGTCTGCTCACATCGGACAATGAAGAGGCCGAAATCATCGTCGGCCGCAATGTGCCGATTATCACCTCGCGCCTCACTGATACGGGCGCCACGACCGGCCTTGCCCAGAGCGTCTCTGTGGAGCGCCGCGATGTGGCTCTGACCTTGCGCTTTACTCCCCAGATCACCGAGGGCAACCTGGTGCGCCTCAACGTCTTTCAGGAATCGACGGATATCGCCCTGCAATCTGTCGGCGATGTCAATCAAGTCGGGCCGACCTTTACCAAACGCCAGTTGCGCAATACCATTCTGGCGGAACACGGCCGCACCGTCGTGCTTGGCGGCCTTATCGATTCCAACGTCCAGGAAACCATCAGCAAGGTACCTCTGCTTGGTGACATTCCTGTCCTGGGCTGGCTGTTCAAACGCAGGGGCACCACGGAAACAAAAACCAATCTGCTGATTTTCATCACCCCGCATATCGTGCAAGACGCCGGTGATCTTGCTGCCGTTACGACGAAGGCTAAAGGCGATATGGACAGATTTCAAGCCGGGGACTTGCCGCTGCGGGATATTCAGACACAGATGATTGAAGATCAGGTCCACAAAATGCTGGTGCCGCCGACCATCGCACCGCCCGAATATTGA
- the gspC gene encoding type II secretion system protein GspC has product MTAQALFHRYFPGIYLALAALLGITAGWVAVVFMDLWLAPPVTTTDMRPESRVTVAQQRPLSDYEVILSRNIFDSSGPLIVALEDTPTTAAEPAQVRDEAPPQRATRTSLTLIGTVVAGEQSIALIQEGRIAELYRLDEEVPGGGVIEEIDRNLVVLRHPDGSRENLMLPVEGAPAAPATRRTAAAAAAVPEDSVAARYNIQQIGDNKWQIPRQAAEDARGNLNELLRQARMEPRIVGGATEGFIVRMIRPNSFLDMLGIRRGDILMEINNIQLNSPERALQIFQQLREARSIAVSLVRDGEPVTFEYEIN; this is encoded by the coding sequence ATGACCGCACAGGCCCTTTTTCACCGCTATTTTCCAGGTATCTACCTGGCGCTTGCGGCTCTGCTCGGAATAACCGCCGGCTGGGTCGCCGTTGTGTTCATGGATCTTTGGCTGGCGCCGCCCGTCACAACGACCGATATGCGCCCGGAAAGCCGCGTCACGGTTGCCCAGCAAAGGCCCTTGAGCGATTACGAAGTCATTCTCAGTCGCAACATCTTTGATTCCAGCGGCCCTTTGATCGTTGCCTTGGAAGACACCCCGACCACGGCAGCTGAACCTGCACAAGTGAGAGATGAAGCTCCGCCACAAAGAGCGACGCGTACCAGTCTGACTCTGATCGGCACGGTGGTTGCCGGCGAACAGTCCATCGCTTTGATCCAGGAGGGCCGGATCGCCGAACTTTACCGCCTGGATGAAGAGGTGCCGGGAGGCGGCGTGATCGAAGAAATCGATCGCAACCTTGTGGTTCTGCGCCACCCCGACGGCAGCCGCGAAAATCTCATGCTCCCCGTCGAAGGCGCTCCCGCCGCGCCGGCCACACGAAGAACCGCGGCTGCGGCAGCAGCGGTGCCCGAGGATTCTGTTGCCGCGCGTTATAACATACAGCAAATCGGTGACAACAAATGGCAGATTCCCCGCCAGGCCGCTGAGGATGCCCGTGGCAATCTCAATGAGCTATTGCGCCAGGCGCGCATGGAACCACGCATCGTCGGCGGAGCCACCGAAGGGTTTATCGTACGCATGATCCGCCCCAATTCGTTCCTTGATATGCTCGGCATCCGCCGCGGGGACATTCTGATGGAGATCAACAACATCCAACTCAACAGCCCGGAGCGGGCGTTGCAGATCTTTCAGCAATTGCGCGAGGCGCGCAGCATTGCGGTGAGCCTGGTGCGCGACGGCGAGCCGGTGACCTTTGAATACGAGATCAATTAA
- a CDS encoding DUF3187 family protein — protein MIPRPFLLLVFVCSTLAQPGLLAAAEISPFYTRNLQPTVQIFGLPPTEGGRITPQGRTSARLVLEAANNFSGDRNARERLEFDGETYRFTLSARRGLAPGWEAGLDLPLVGHQGGIFDSFIENWHDLLGTGEGGRQHRAQNRLFYFYQKEAQTEINLQNSSLGLGDVSVFLARELFAESLSLGRFFALRGGVKLPTGNADHLHGSGSLDAHWRLAFSDARSLERFHMTLFASGGMLWMSRGEVLPAQQRNLVWFGSTGLGWQPLQRLALKVQIDGHSAFFKSSDLRELKTASAQLVVGGSFYFSEHWILDLGVSEDIVVDTAPDVALHLALSRRF, from the coding sequence ATGATACCCCGCCCTTTCCTCCTGCTCGTTTTTGTTTGCTCCACCCTTGCCCAGCCGGGGCTCCTTGCAGCCGCCGAAATTTCCCCTTTTTACACGCGCAACCTGCAACCGACGGTGCAGATTTTCGGCCTCCCCCCCACCGAAGGCGGGCGGATCACGCCCCAGGGACGCACCTCCGCACGCCTGGTGCTTGAGGCGGCGAATAATTTCAGCGGCGACCGAAACGCCAGGGAACGCCTTGAATTCGACGGCGAAACCTATCGCTTTACCCTGTCAGCGCGCCGAGGACTGGCTCCGGGATGGGAAGCAGGCCTGGACCTTCCCCTGGTTGGACACCAGGGTGGCATTTTCGACAGTTTCATCGAAAACTGGCATGATCTCCTGGGCACAGGCGAAGGAGGTCGTCAACACCGCGCGCAAAACCGTCTTTTCTATTTTTATCAAAAAGAGGCGCAAACGGAAATCAATCTGCAAAACAGCAGCCTCGGGCTGGGAGATGTGTCTGTGTTTCTGGCCCGTGAACTTTTTGCTGAGAGTCTGTCTCTCGGCAGGTTTTTTGCGCTGCGCGGCGGTGTTAAGCTGCCGACGGGAAACGCGGATCACTTGCATGGCAGCGGCAGCCTTGACGCACACTGGCGCCTTGCTTTCAGTGATGCCCGCTCGCTGGAAAGATTTCATATGACCCTCTTCGCCTCGGGCGGCATGCTGTGGATGTCCCGGGGTGAAGTGCTACCTGCGCAGCAGCGCAACCTGGTGTGGTTCGGCAGTACCGGTCTGGGCTGGCAACCTCTGCAACGTCTGGCCCTCAAGGTGCAAATCGATGGCCACTCCGCATTCTTCAAAAGCAGTGACCTGCGGGAACTCAAAACAGCCTCTGCCCAACTTGTGGTCGGCGGCAGTTTTTATTTTTCCGAGCATTGGATACTGGACCTTGGCGTGTCTGAAGACATTGTCGTGGATACCGCACCGGATGTTGCCCTGCACTTGGCTCTGTCCCGTCGTTTTTGA
- a CDS encoding secondary thiamine-phosphate synthase enzyme YjbQ gives MKSFRKELWFEIPSRRGFVNITGEVEKCLKDSTIREGLCLVNAMHITASVFINDDERGLHQDFERWLEGLAPHEPLSLYLHNNTGEDNSDAHLKRTLMGREVVVAVTEGKLDFGPWERIFYGEFDGRRRKRVLVKIIGE, from the coding sequence ATGAAATCATTTCGCAAAGAACTTTGGTTTGAAATCCCTTCTCGGCGCGGGTTTGTCAACATCACCGGCGAGGTTGAAAAATGCCTTAAGGACAGCACCATCCGCGAGGGTTTGTGCCTGGTCAATGCCATGCATATCACCGCCTCGGTTTTCATCAACGACGACGAACGCGGTCTGCATCAGGATTTCGAACGTTGGCTCGAAGGGCTGGCCCCCCATGAACCGCTCAGTCTTTATCTTCACAACAACACCGGCGAGGACAACAGCGACGCCCACCTCAAGCGTACCCTCATGGGGCGCGAAGTGGTGGTAGCCGTCACCGAGGGTAAACTCGATTTCGGTCCCTGGGAGCGGATTTTCTACGGTGAATTCGACGGTCGGCGCCGCAAACGGGTGCTGGTGAAAATTATCGGCGAGTGA
- a CDS encoding inorganic diphosphatase produces the protein MNPWHDIPIDLDRLEEGFPTVIEIPKGSKNKYELDKDTGMLRLDRVIYGAVHYPANYGFIPQTFCEDGDALDVLVLGQEPVYPLTIMVARAIGVVRMRDEKGADDKIIAVNLHDPAFSHYRHHRDLPGYLMAEIRKFFEEYKTLENKETVVGDIQGPEEALGILVEALELYAHKGLGRGKSS, from the coding sequence ATGAACCCTTGGCATGACATCCCCATTGACCTCGACCGCTTGGAAGAAGGTTTTCCCACCGTCATCGAAATCCCAAAGGGTTCGAAGAACAAGTACGAACTCGACAAAGACACGGGTATGCTGCGTCTCGACCGGGTGATTTACGGCGCGGTGCATTATCCCGCCAATTACGGCTTTATTCCCCAGACCTTCTGCGAGGACGGCGACGCCCTTGATGTTCTTGTGCTCGGACAGGAGCCGGTTTATCCCCTGACCATCATGGTGGCGCGCGCCATCGGCGTGGTGCGCATGCGCGACGAAAAGGGCGCCGACGATAAAATCATCGCTGTCAACCTGCACGACCCCGCGTTTTCACACTATCGCCACCACCGCGACCTGCCCGGTTACCTCATGGCCGAAATCCGCAAGTTTTTTGAGGAATACAAAACCCTGGAAAACAAGGAAACGGTGGTCGGCGACATTCAAGGCCCCGAAGAAGCCCTCGGCATCCTGGTTGAAGCGCTGGAACTCTATGCGCACAAGGGATTGGGGCGTGGGAAATCCAGTTGA
- the otsB gene encoding trehalose-phosphatase, producing MPPSPVVTLSKDDFDAVIFDMDGVVTRTAHVHAAAWKKMFDAFLEGYAARTGSSFKPFDVAKEYTRYVDGKPRLDGVRDFLASRGIELPEGGPDDSPEQDTVYGLGERKNAFFNVQLEKKGAKRYDSTVELIHKLKKLGIKSAIISASRNARAVLKSAGVSELFDTRVDGLDAQELGIAGKPAPDVFLAAAEKLGVEPQRAVVVEDAQSGVEAGRAGGFGLVIGVDRADQADELARFAHVVVSDLAEVAVDGVTDETTTGELPSALDHFNHIEIRLKSKRPAVFLDYDGTLTPIVERPEDARITEEMRQTVRDLAKLCTVAIVSGRDLQDVRHLAGIEDIYYAGSHGFDIAGPAGKKMEYQSGTDYLPDLDRAEKELEKRLECLDGVQVERKKFAIAVHFRRVAEEKHLEVEENVDQVLAQVKRLRKTGGKKIFELRPDIDWDKGKALDYLLEKLDLNKRDVLPFYLGDDLTDEDAMRELKERGIGITVRDDEDRRTQAAYALEDTCEVRIFLQKLADLLEERAQESE from the coding sequence ATGCCCCCCTCCCCTGTTGTAACTCTGTCCAAAGACGATTTTGATGCCGTCATTTTCGATATGGACGGGGTCGTCACCCGGACCGCCCATGTGCATGCCGCGGCCTGGAAAAAAATGTTCGATGCGTTTCTTGAAGGCTATGCGGCCCGCACCGGATCAAGCTTCAAGCCCTTTGACGTTGCCAAGGAATACACCCGTTATGTCGACGGCAAACCACGTCTGGACGGGGTCAGGGATTTTCTTGCATCGCGTGGCATCGAGCTGCCAGAAGGCGGTCCGGATGACAGTCCGGAACAGGACACGGTGTACGGCCTCGGTGAGCGCAAAAACGCCTTTTTCAACGTACAACTCGAAAAAAAAGGTGCCAAGCGCTACGACTCGACGGTGGAATTGATCCATAAACTCAAGAAACTCGGAATCAAATCCGCCATTATTTCCGCCAGCCGCAACGCCCGCGCGGTGCTCAAATCAGCAGGCGTAAGCGAGCTTTTCGATACCCGCGTCGACGGCCTCGATGCCCAGGAACTCGGCATTGCCGGCAAACCGGCTCCAGACGTTTTTCTCGCCGCGGCTGAAAAACTTGGTGTCGAGCCGCAGCGGGCGGTGGTTGTTGAGGATGCCCAGTCGGGCGTGGAGGCGGGCCGCGCGGGGGGCTTCGGGCTTGTCATCGGGGTGGACCGCGCCGACCAAGCGGACGAATTAGCTCGTTTCGCCCACGTGGTGGTTTCCGATTTAGCCGAAGTTGCGGTGGATGGCGTAACCGATGAGACCACCACAGGCGAACTGCCTTCTGCCCTGGACCACTTCAATCACATCGAAATCCGACTGAAAAGCAAACGCCCAGCCGTTTTTCTCGACTACGACGGCACCCTGACTCCCATCGTCGAGCGTCCGGAAGATGCCAGGATCACGGAGGAGATGCGCCAGACCGTGCGTGATCTGGCCAAATTATGCACGGTGGCGATTGTCAGCGGACGCGATTTGCAGGACGTCAGGCACCTGGCCGGCATCGAAGACATTTATTACGCCGGAAGCCACGGTTTTGACATTGCCGGGCCGGCTGGCAAAAAAATGGAGTATCAGTCCGGCACCGACTACCTGCCGGATCTCGACCGCGCCGAAAAAGAGCTGGAAAAGCGCCTCGAGTGCCTGGACGGCGTTCAAGTCGAACGCAAAAAATTCGCCATCGCCGTGCATTTTCGCCGGGTTGCAGAGGAAAAACACCTTGAGGTGGAAGAAAACGTCGACCAGGTCCTCGCACAAGTCAAGCGGTTGCGCAAAACAGGCGGCAAAAAGATCTTTGAACTGCGCCCCGACATCGATTGGGACAAGGGCAAGGCCCTGGACTACCTGCTTGAAAAGCTCGATCTCAACAAGCGCGACGTTTTGCCCTTTTACCTGGGAGACGACCTGACCGATGAGGACGCCATGCGCGAACTCAAGGAGCGCGGCATCGGGATCACCGTCCGAGATGATGAAGATCGCCGGACCCAAGCCGCCTATGCCTTGGAGGATACCTGCGAAGTGCGTATTTTCCTTCAGAAATTAGCCGACCTTCTTGAAGAAAGGGCGCAGGAATCCGAATGA
- the htpG gene encoding molecular chaperone HtpG, protein MAADQKIEKGTISIHTENIFPIIKKWLYSDHEIFLRELVSNAVDAIHKLQHINVIEGLKLTDEYAIDISVDKTAGTLSVKDNGIGMTADEIRQYINQIAFSSAEEFVQKFKDLEDKNQIIGHFGLGFYSSFMVADQVEIRSLSYQKEAKGAHWSCDGSTTYTLEECDKAERGTEIILHLNEDSKEFLEPARLRDILKKYCNFLPVAIRLEGEVANDQNPLWTRAASEIKDEEYVEFYRKLYPFSDDPLFWIHLNIDFPFHLKGILYFPRITTEFDISKSHIKLFCNQVFVSDNCPELLPEFLTPLQGCLDAPDLPLNVSRSYLQNEPQVRKIREVISGRMASKVVDLAKKDREAFGKVWDDIHTFVKYGMMRDDKFSDKVKDQVLFRTTAEMKYTTLPEYLERNKERHESKVFYANDEAAQATYLKLFKSQGLEALILDALIDSHFIQFLEMKNQGVSFERVDADVTQNLIEHDQGGKIVEGTDQKTADEKIKAAFSELLGEKKGMSVRVESLKDPSVPAMLLLAEHSRRFKEMTRMMGKEMGDALDEFTLLVNFANPVVKKIRHMKDEGRADDARLLAEQVYDLAMLTHKSFNKEQMEAFLERSNRILEMVGKG, encoded by the coding sequence ATGGCAGCAGATCAGAAAATCGAAAAAGGCACCATCTCCATTCATACCGAAAACATCTTTCCCATCATCAAGAAATGGCTTTACAGCGATCACGAGATTTTCCTGCGAGAACTCGTTTCCAACGCCGTCGATGCCATTCACAAGCTTCAGCACATCAACGTCATCGAAGGTTTGAAACTCACCGACGAATACGCCATTGACATCAGCGTTGACAAGACCGCCGGAACCCTGAGTGTCAAAGACAACGGCATCGGCATGACCGCCGATGAAATCCGCCAGTATATCAATCAGATCGCCTTTTCGTCAGCGGAAGAATTCGTTCAGAAATTCAAGGATCTCGAAGATAAAAACCAGATTATCGGACACTTCGGCCTGGGTTTTTACTCCTCATTCATGGTCGCCGACCAGGTTGAAATACGCTCACTGTCCTACCAGAAAGAGGCCAAGGGCGCTCACTGGAGCTGCGACGGAAGCACCACCTACACCCTCGAAGAGTGCGACAAGGCCGAGCGCGGCACCGAGATCATTCTGCACCTCAATGAGGATTCGAAAGAATTTCTCGAACCCGCGCGTTTGCGCGATATCCTTAAGAAATACTGCAACTTTCTGCCTGTCGCCATCCGCCTGGAAGGCGAAGTGGCGAACGATCAGAATCCGCTGTGGACGCGCGCAGCCAGCGAAATCAAGGACGAGGAATACGTCGAGTTCTACCGCAAGCTCTACCCCTTCTCCGACGATCCCCTGTTCTGGATTCATCTCAATATCGATTTTCCCTTTCACCTCAAGGGCATTCTTTACTTTCCGCGCATCACCACCGAGTTCGATATCTCCAAAAGCCACATCAAGCTGTTCTGCAACCAAGTGTTCGTCTCCGATAACTGCCCCGAGCTGCTGCCTGAGTTCCTCACGCCCCTGCAAGGCTGTCTCGATGCTCCCGATCTACCCCTTAACGTCTCGCGCAGCTATCTTCAGAACGAGCCCCAGGTGCGCAAAATCCGCGAAGTCATCAGTGGGCGCATGGCCTCCAAGGTCGTCGACTTGGCCAAGAAAGACCGCGAGGCCTTCGGCAAGGTCTGGGACGATATTCACACCTTTGTCAAATACGGCATGATGCGCGACGACAAGTTCTCCGACAAAGTCAAGGACCAGGTGCTGTTCCGTACCACCGCCGAAATGAAATACACGACCTTGCCGGAATATCTGGAACGCAATAAGGAGCGCCACGAAAGCAAGGTGTTCTACGCCAACGACGAAGCCGCCCAGGCCACCTATCTCAAACTGTTCAAGAGCCAGGGCCTCGAAGCGCTGATTCTCGACGCGCTCATCGACAGCCATTTCATCCAGTTTCTCGAAATGAAGAACCAAGGAGTGAGTTTCGAGCGCGTCGACGCCGATGTCACCCAGAATCTCATCGAACACGATCAGGGCGGTAAGATCGTTGAAGGCACCGACCAAAAAACCGCCGATGAAAAAATCAAGGCGGCGTTCAGCGAACTGCTCGGCGAGAAAAAGGGCATGAGCGTGCGTGTTGAGAGCCTCAAAGACCCCTCCGTGCCGGCCATGTTGCTGCTGGCCGAACATTCGCGGCGCTTCAAGGAAATGACCCGCATGATGGGCAAGGAGATGGGCGATGCCCTCGACGAATTCACGCTGCTGGTCAACTTTGCCAACCCGGTTGTCAAGAAAATCCGCCATATGAAAGACGAAGGCCGGGCCGACGACGCCCGCCTACTCGCCGAGCAGGTCTACGACCTCGCCATGCTCACCCATAAATCCTTCAACAAAGAGCAGATGGAAGCGTTTCTGGAGCGCAGCAACCGAATTCTGGAAATGGTAGGGAAGGGATAA